A stretch of Salvelinus alpinus chromosome 4, SLU_Salpinus.1, whole genome shotgun sequence DNA encodes these proteins:
- the LOC139573094 gene encoding lipid scramblase CLPTM1L-like isoform X4: MISLTIGDALLWSYTPSFSCQCPPFVWSFFIFTFHTSMFPSCYSKPTSSKDLFKRTNLTKILLGVFVVYMSHTCWVIYGFLYTKPCERGKGDCISSYLAERPRLQLSIFSSLRPDHSELNLIIKIDDFDIHSKFERVVNVSLPLATRNNGTLHTLVYVHKFGVSPLQDNRQVHHVAQLSTYMMSRENLSSAKEVLKKHAATAPRVVDRPISHWRSRLTLNMMSEDFTFNRGTLPSDVRRYMRVYSVSCFRFQDENRMVYLPLLHIDELSVRVKDMMEINGSTTKLPLTISYEGLSLRQFRLWIHMQDVMFSLKRFGFTEVNIDEIKGVLVDHNLYLLALTTLVTAFHFIFEFLAFKNDISFWRKKKNMVGMSRKTVLWRCFSTIVILLKMLEERSSLLGLIPVGIGTTIEVWKVKKVSKIQLQWRTSRSIVHVGKFDESERKTIQHDTQAMKCLSYLVYPLSISGAIFSLVYLRYKNYYSWLINSLVSGIYAFGFLSMAPQLFINFKLKSVGHLQWNVLMYKHTPIPPAGLLQG; the protein is encoded by the exons ATGATATCATTGACCATCGGTGACGCACTTTTGTGGTCCTATACTCCTAGCTTTAGCTGTCAATGTCCACCATTCGTTTGgtcgttttttatttttacatttcatACCAGTATGTTCCCTTCGTGCTATTCAAAGCCGACGAGTTCAAAGGACCTGTTCAAAAGGACTAATCTGACAAAGATATTACTAGGAGTGTTCGTCGTGTATATGTCACACACCTGCTGGGTGATTTATGGCTTTTTATACACCAAGCCTTGTGAGAGAGGTAAAGGAGACTGCATTTCTTCCTACCTTGCAGAAAGACCCCGTCTCCAG CTCAGCATTTTCTCCAGTTTGAGGCCTGACCACAGTGAACTCAACCTCATCATCAAGATAGATGACTTTGACATACATTCTAAATTTGAAAG GGTGGTGAATGTATCCCTGCCATTGGCAACACGTAACAACGGGACTCTGCACACATTGGTTTATGTACACAAGTTTGGAGTGTCTCCCTTGCAGGATAACCGGCAGGTCCATCATGTTGCCCAGCTCAGCACCTACATGATGTCCCGAGAAAATCTCAGCTCTGCTAAAGAGGTCCTCAAA AAACATGCTGCCACTGCTCCTCGAGTAGTAGACAGACCCATCTCTCACTGGAGGTCCCGTCTAACCCTAAACATGATGTCAGAGGACTTCACCTTCAACAGAGGGACCTTGCCAAGTGATGTCCGGCGCTACATGAGAGT ATATTCTGTCTCGTGTTTTAGATTTCAGGATGAGAACAGGATGGTATATCTCCCACTTTTACATATTGATGAACTCAGCGTCAGGGTAAAGGACATGATG GAGATTAACGGCTCCACAACCAAACTACCTCTTACAATATCCTACGAAGGCCTATCGCTGAGGCAATTCCGTCTCTGGATCCACATGCAGGATGTAATGTTTTCACTGAAACGCTTTG GATTCACTGAGGTGAATATAGATGAAATCAAAGGTGTTCTCGTGGACCACAACTTGTACCTGTTAGCATTGACTACCCTGGTGACTGCATTCCAT TTCATATTTGAATTCCTGGCCTTTAAAAATGACATAAGcttttggaggaagaagaaaaaCATGGTGGGCATGTCTCGCAAAACAG TGCTGTGGAGATGCTTCAGCACCATAGTGATTCTcctgaaaatgctggaggaacgAAGCAGCTTGCTAGGTCTCATTCCTGTTGGAATAGGAACCACAATTGAG GTATGGAAGGTCAAAAAGGTTTCCAAAATACAGCTACAGTGGAGAACCTCTAGGTCTATAGTTCAT GTTGGTAAATTTGATGAATCAGAGAGAAAGACTATACAACATGACACACAG GCAATGAAATGCCTGTCTTATTTAGTGTACCCTTTGTCTATTAGTGGAGCCATCTTCTCTCTGGTATACCTGAGGTATAAAAA CTACTATTCATGGTTAATCAACAGCCTTGTCAGTG GGATTTATGCTTTTGGATTCCTCTCTATGGCTCCTCAGCTGTTCATTAACTTCAAG TTGAAGTCCGTGGGCCATTTGCAATGGAACGTATTGATGTATAAA CACACACCCATCCCACCAGCTGGGCTGCTTCAGGGATGA
- the LOC139573094 gene encoding lipid scramblase CLPTM1L-like isoform X8, whose protein sequence is MISLTIGDALLWSYTPSFSCQCPPFVWSFFIFTFHTSMFPSCYSKPTSSKDLFKRTNLTKILLGVFVVYMSHTCWVIYGFLYTKPCERGKGDCISSYLAERPRLQLSIFSSLRPDHSELNLIIKIDDFDIHSKFERVVNVSLPLATRNNGTLHTLVYVHKFGVSPLQDNRQVHHVAQLSTYMMSRENLSSAKEVLKKHAATAPRVVDRPISHWRSRLTLNMMSEDFTFNRGTLPSDVRRYMRVFQDENRMVYLPLLHIDELSVRVKDMMEINGSTTKLPLTISYEGLSLRQFRLWIHMQDVMFSLKRFGFTEVNIDEIKGVLVDHNLYLLALTTLVTAFHFIFEFLAFKNDISFWRKKKNMVGMSRKTVLWRCFSTIVILLKMLEERSSLLGLIPVGIGTTIEVWKVKKVSKIQLQWRTSRSIVHVGKFDESERKTIQHDTQAMKCLSYLVYPLSISGAIFSLVYLRYKNYYSWLINSLVSGIYAFGFLSMAPQLFINFKLKSVGHLQWNVLMYKHTPIPPAGLLQG, encoded by the exons ATGATATCATTGACCATCGGTGACGCACTTTTGTGGTCCTATACTCCTAGCTTTAGCTGTCAATGTCCACCATTCGTTTGgtcgttttttatttttacatttcatACCAGTATGTTCCCTTCGTGCTATTCAAAGCCGACGAGTTCAAAGGACCTGTTCAAAAGGACTAATCTGACAAAGATATTACTAGGAGTGTTCGTCGTGTATATGTCACACACCTGCTGGGTGATTTATGGCTTTTTATACACCAAGCCTTGTGAGAGAGGTAAAGGAGACTGCATTTCTTCCTACCTTGCAGAAAGACCCCGTCTCCAG CTCAGCATTTTCTCCAGTTTGAGGCCTGACCACAGTGAACTCAACCTCATCATCAAGATAGATGACTTTGACATACATTCTAAATTTGAAAG GGTGGTGAATGTATCCCTGCCATTGGCAACACGTAACAACGGGACTCTGCACACATTGGTTTATGTACACAAGTTTGGAGTGTCTCCCTTGCAGGATAACCGGCAGGTCCATCATGTTGCCCAGCTCAGCACCTACATGATGTCCCGAGAAAATCTCAGCTCTGCTAAAGAGGTCCTCAAA AAACATGCTGCCACTGCTCCTCGAGTAGTAGACAGACCCATCTCTCACTGGAGGTCCCGTCTAACCCTAAACATGATGTCAGAGGACTTCACCTTCAACAGAGGGACCTTGCCAAGTGATGTCCGGCGCTACATGAGAGT ATTTCAGGATGAGAACAGGATGGTATATCTCCCACTTTTACATATTGATGAACTCAGCGTCAGGGTAAAGGACATGATG GAGATTAACGGCTCCACAACCAAACTACCTCTTACAATATCCTACGAAGGCCTATCGCTGAGGCAATTCCGTCTCTGGATCCACATGCAGGATGTAATGTTTTCACTGAAACGCTTTG GATTCACTGAGGTGAATATAGATGAAATCAAAGGTGTTCTCGTGGACCACAACTTGTACCTGTTAGCATTGACTACCCTGGTGACTGCATTCCAT TTCATATTTGAATTCCTGGCCTTTAAAAATGACATAAGcttttggaggaagaagaaaaaCATGGTGGGCATGTCTCGCAAAACAG TGCTGTGGAGATGCTTCAGCACCATAGTGATTCTcctgaaaatgctggaggaacgAAGCAGCTTGCTAGGTCTCATTCCTGTTGGAATAGGAACCACAATTGAG GTATGGAAGGTCAAAAAGGTTTCCAAAATACAGCTACAGTGGAGAACCTCTAGGTCTATAGTTCAT GTTGGTAAATTTGATGAATCAGAGAGAAAGACTATACAACATGACACACAG GCAATGAAATGCCTGTCTTATTTAGTGTACCCTTTGTCTATTAGTGGAGCCATCTTCTCTCTGGTATACCTGAGGTATAAAAA CTACTATTCATGGTTAATCAACAGCCTTGTCAGTG GGATTTATGCTTTTGGATTCCTCTCTATGGCTCCTCAGCTGTTCATTAACTTCAAG TTGAAGTCCGTGGGCCATTTGCAATGGAACGTATTGATGTATAAA CACACACCCATCCCACCAGCTGGGCTGCTTCAGGGATGA